The window GCGGCGTACTCGCTGCCGAAGACGGTGTGCAGCACGTCGGGTGTGTTGGTGTTCCAGTAGCCGTCGCGCAGGTCGTACTTCCCCGCCTGGTAACGGGTGTTGACGCTCGCGGCGTCCAGGCGCAGCAGCTTGAGCTGGAAGCCGACGTCCTTGGCGGTGGCCTGGACCTGCTCCATCAGGGCCAGCTGGTTCGGGGTGATGTCCGACTTGAGGAGGACCTCGGCGGTGAGGCGTACGCCGTTCTTGACGCGGTAGCCGTCGCCGTCGCGCTCGCGCCAACCCGCCCGGTCCAACAGGGAGTCGGCCTTCTGCGGGTCGTAGGGCCAGGCGTTCTCGTGCGCGTCCGAGTAGTGCGGCGTCACATAGCTGAGCGGGCCGCCCGCCCGCCGGTACTGGCCGAAGAACACGCTCTTGAGGCCGTCGGCGACATCCGCCGAGTACAGGAACGCCTTGCGGACGCGTAGGTCGTCGAAGGGCGCGCGGGAGGTGTTCAGGGCGAGATTCGTCGGATTGCCCGGGCGGTCGCGCACGACGACCTTCAGCCGGTCGTCGTGCTCGGCGGTCCGCTGGTCCTCCGGCGGCAGCGCGTCGATCACATCGACCTGACCCGACTGCACGGCCGCGAACCGTGTCGCGGGTTCCGGAATGAACCGCCAGATCACCTTGTCCGCGTAGGCCGGTCCACGATGCTTCGCGTACGGCGGCGGCGAGTTGTAGCGCGGATTGCGGACCAGGACGACGTCCGACTGCCGGTTCCACTTCCGCACGATGAACGGGCCGGTGCCGACGGGCGCCGCGCAGTTCGCCTCCTTGCTCCGGGCGAGGGCCTTCGGCGACTGGATGCCGAGGAACGCCTGCGCGAGCATGTTCAGGAACGGCGAGTACGGGCGGTCCAGATGGACGCGTGCCGTGAACGCGTCGAGCACGTCGGTCCGCTGGTAGGGAGCGAGATAGCCGCCCGCCGTACCGGACTGGGTGTCGGGGTCGACCATGTGGTCGAAGTTGGCTTTGACGGCCGCCGCGTCGAAACGGGTGCCGTCGGTGAACCGGACGTCACGGCGCAGGTGGAAGGTGTAGGTCCGGCCGTCCTTCGCGATGTCCCAGGACGTGGCCAGCCACGGCCGGGCCCTGCCCTTGGCGTCGAGTGCGACGAGCGAGTCCAGGACCTGCTGGGCGACGTACGCCTGCGGCATGTCGCCGGCCACATGCGGGTCCAGGCAGGTGGGTTCGCGGTCCGTGGCATAGGTGAGGGTGCCGCCCTGGGCGGGCCGCGCCGTGACGGACGTGGTGGCTTCGCCGGTGCCGCAGGCGGTGGCCAGGAGCAGAAGCGGGAGGGCGAGGAGGAGACGGGAGGGCGGTTTCACGAGGGGACTCCGGGGGTCAGAAGGAGCTCATGGGGGACTCCGAGGGTTCAGAAGAAGCCGTTGAGCGGGGGAGGGGTGCCGTTGAGCAGCCAGTCGCCCGACACCCGCGCCTTGTGCGCGATCGGGTTGTGGGAGGCGACGGTGCGGGCGTTGCGCCAGTGCCGGTCCAGATGGTGCTCGCGCAGCGTGGCCGACGCGCCGCCGACGTCGTAGAGGCGCTCACCCGCGCTCAGCGCGGCGCGGGCGGCGGTCACCTGAGCCTGTGCCACCGTGGCGGCCGCCGCGTGCAGGGCGTCCGGAGCGCCGGTGACGCCGTCGTCGGCGGGGACCGCGAGCGCCGCGTCGATCACGGCGGCGGCGTGCAGCACCACGGCCTCGGCCGCCAGCGCCCCGGCCGCGATGTCGCCGACGGCGAGCTGCACCAGCGGATCGTCAACCGCCGCTTCGACTCCCGCGTGTTGCACGGCGCGGGCCTTCTCCCGGCCGTACGTCACCGCGTCCGCCAGGGCCGCCTTGGCGATCCCGGTGTGCACCGCGGCCAGGAACAGCTGGTAGTACGGGCCCAGATGGGTCCGGCGCTGCCGTCCGGTCGCGTCGACCGCGACCTCGTCGTCGTACGCGACCACGCGCCGCAGGTGCGTCGTACCGGAGGCGGTGGTGCGCTGGCCGAGCGCGTCCCAGTCGTCGACCAGCTCGACGCCCTCGCGCGAGCGCGGCAGCACGACCCGTACACGGCGGTCCTCGTCGTCGAGCGCGATCACGACGACGTGGTCGGCGAAGAGCGCCCCGGTCGAGTAGAACTTCGTGCCGTCCACTCGGAACGCCCCGCCGTCCCGGGTGATACGGGTCCGTATCTCGCCGGGGTGCGCGGTGCCGCGCTCCGACGCGGCGTTGCCGAACAGCTCACCGGCGACGACCACCGGATACCAGCGGGCACGCTCGTCCGCGGTGCCCTGGCTGATGAGCAGTTCCACGAAACCGAAGTGCGGGCGCAACGCCTGCGCCACATTCGAGTCGGCCTCGGCCAGATCGATGACGAGCCGGAAGAGGTCGACGACCGTACCGCCCGCACCACCGTGCTCCCGAGGCACGCGCAACGCGCCGAGTCCGCTGTCGCGCACCAAGTCGACGCTTTTGTAGGGGAGTTCGCGGGCTGCCTCCAGTGACGCGGCGTCGGCGCGGATGCGGTCGAGAAGCTCGGGCGGCGCCGCGGAGAGGGCGTGCGGAGGGACGCGAGAGGGCATGGAGAGGCCTCCGAGAGCGGGGCGGGGCGGCGCGCGTGTCGGCGGACGCGCGGCGGCGGGGCGGAAGACGGCACGGCGTACAGCCGCGGCGAAAAGGGAGGGAGAGAACGCGCGGAGGCGTGCGCGGCCGGGCCCCGACGAAGCGTCGTCGGGGGCGTTCCGGAGTATCAGGAAGGTGACGCGCGACCTACGCGGCGGCGCTGCGACAGACGGCACTCGAGACACGCGACAGATCGACATGACGTCGCTGTGTGAGCATCTGCCGGTCAAACATGATCGACATTGAACCAGACGGCTGTTCTCGCGGTCGAGACGGCTTTGACGAAGCGGCTATCGGGATTCCCTTCCACGGGACACGGCACGGGTGTGCCTGTTGGTGCCGATCAGCGCTGGTTCGGGCCGGTGGATGCCGCGTGGCCGGTAGCCGAGGGCGTCGGAGACACCGGCCAGGTCGGCGAGGTACCAGATGATGGCGAGCCACATCTCGGTGCCCTGCAAGCCGGGTCGGTTCTGCCGCTCGCCCGTGGTGGTGGGGTGCGGGGCGCGGAAGGCGAACCCTTCACCGTCCACCCAGTGCTTCAGCGCGTCGGCGAGCAGTTGCCGTGCCAGGGTGACGATTTCGTCGGCGCGGTAGCCGGTGGTGCGGGTCAGCCACAGGGGATGGGCGATGTCCAGGATGTTGCAGGCGGTCTGCCTGTCCCGGCGGGTGTAGCGCGCGTCGCGGGCGTGCCGGAGCACGGAGTCGACGGTCTGCTCGGGGTAGGGCACGGGCAGACCGTACTGGGCGAACGTGCCGCGGCTCGCGCGGTAGAAGCCGTTGACGACCGGCATCAGGCCGTCCGCGGCACTGGGCGTGCCCCACAGGCCGGTGTGCGGGTCGGCGTGGGTGAGCAGCCATCCGAACAGGGCGTCGAGCGCGCCGGGCTGTTCGCGGACTTCCCTACGGCGGTTCCACATGAGGGCGGTGCCCAGGGTGTCGGCCCAGTCGCCGCAGTACCAGGGGTTCTCCTCCCAGGGCAGGGCCTCCAGATGCTCGACGACGTCACCGGCGGTCAGCGCGGCGACGCTGTGCAGGGGATGCGCGAACTCGCTGCCCAGCAGGTCGAGGGCGTAGCCGACGCACAGGAAGTGGTAGCCGGTCTCCTCGCTGAAGGGGAGCGCGCCTACGGGGCGTTGGCGTCCGTCCTCGTCGAGTGCGCCGACGATGCCGCTGTGGGGGTCCTGCCAGGACCGCAGTCGTGCGATCTGCTCGTCCGCGGACAGGGGGAGCGGGGCGCGTCCGAGAAGCAGGTCGGCGATCTCCACGGCATCGCACTGGGCGCGCACGGTGGGCGGACCGCCGGGAGCGTCGACGAAGAGCCCGCCGCCGTCGGGGCCGGGCACGAAGCAACGGGCGATGACATCGTCGGCCTGGGCGCGGGCGGTGTCCGCGAACGCGGTGAGCCGGCCGGCCAGGTCCGTCGGTGTCCCCTGGCGTCCTGCGGGAGGTGCTCCGCGCCAGCGCAGGACACGGGCGGGGTTGCCGGCGACGACGGCCCTGGCCGGGACGTCCTTGGTCACCACACTGCCCGCTCCGATCACGGCACCGTCGGCGACGGTGATCCCGTCGAGCACCACGACGTGGGAGCCGATCCATACGTCGTCGCCGATCCGGATGCCCTCGGAGGACATCGGCTGCCGGAACACCTCGGTGTCGGGGTCCTCGTAGCCGTGGTTGAAGGCGAGCAGGGAGGTGTGGGCGCCGATGCGGACACCGTCGCCGAGTTCGACGGTGCCGCGGACCACGGCGTAGGGGTTGACGGTGCAGTCACGTCCGGTGCGCAGCGTGCCGGTCAGGTAGGCGCCGGCCGCGATGTAGCTGCGGGGTCCGAGCCGGAGCCCCTCGTTCTGGACCGCGGCCAGCGGGGAGATGTAGCAGTCCTCGCCGATGCCGTACTCGTCGCCCGCCTCGCACAGCGTCCGCTGGAAGCGGTGCTGCCGGGCGCGGTCGTCGGCGGTGGCCTGTTTCCAGTAGTGCCAGGGCGAGTAGTCGAACAGGGCGGGTGCGGCGGGGTCGTTCGAGTCCGTCATGGGGTTCGTGTCCCTTCGGGTCCTGCAAGGTCATGTTCTCCGACCCGCCGATGACGAAAACCCCGCTGTGCGCAGAGGGCGCCCGGCGGCGGTTCGGGTCAGACCCTCTCCCGCGTCCACACCCGACGCCCCCGGCTCCCGGCGGCGTCGACACGGACCGTGCGCGCGTCACGGCCGACATGGGCGTTCATCGCCGACCGCAGCCGGTGCCGGAAGGTGAACCCCGGGGCCGGTCCCGCCTTCGCGGACCGCTCCCGTACGTCGGCCTTCTTGCACAGCACGTCCCACACCCGGTCCGGGCACTCCCCGCGCCGCCAGAGGAAGTCGCAGTACGGGATGTGCGCGATCTCCAGGTTCAGCCAGCCGTCCTTCTTCAGTACGCCCTCCCACTCGGACGGGCGGAGCTTCAGATAGCCGCGCGGCCGGTCGGACTTGTTCACGCTGGTGATGCCGAGCACGCGGACGAAGCCCGGGGTGCGCTCCAGCACGACCACCGGACGCTCCTTGTAGGTGTTGTCGTCGTGGGTGAGCTCGGCCGTCCACACATCGCCGACGGCCGGTGGCCAGGACGTCACTCCGGGCGGCGCGGGCCGGGCCGGCGGCCCGGCCCTCAGCCAGCGCACCAGACGGACGGCCGCGGCCACCGCGCAGCCGGCGGACAGCGCCACCAGCGACCACCACAGGACCGCGAGCAGCAGCGTCCCGGCGGTGGCGTCGTCCGGGTCGGGCGCGAGGGTGCCGCCGGTGTGGTGGATCCAGTACCCGGTGACGACGGCCAGGAGCGCCCTCCACATGGCCGTCCGCAGCAGGACCAGCGGGAAGTAGCCGTGGTCCACGGCCCGCAGCAGACCCAGTACCGCTGCGGTCGTCGCGTAGACCACGGTCACTCCGGCCACGACCTGCTTGTCGACCTGGGTCTCCAGCGGTGCCATGACACCCGCCACCACGCAGCAGAGGCCGACCGCGCGTGCCGCGATCAGGATCCTGCTCCCTTTGAGCCGCGCGGGCGCCACCATCCGCACCATCGGCCGGGCCACCAGTACGCACAGCACTAGCAACGCGACACATATCCAGGTGTTCCTGTCGCTGGTGAAGCCGACGCGGAGCACCGGAAACATCAGCACCCACATCACCCAGGAGCCGACCCCCACCGCCAGCGGCGCCCCGCCCGCGTACTCGGACGTCTGCCGCTTCGACCTCAGCCGTGGCTGCTGCGTCCCTCCCATCAGCGGCGTACTCAGACACACCAGCAGTACGGCCCCCACCAGAATCCCCTGCACGGTCCCCCCGCTCTCATCGCTCGGAGCAGCATGGCCGTGCCACAGGCCTGCACGACGTCGTTTCGCCCTTCCGAACCCAGGCGCCGGGCGGTCTGGTAAATGCGCCCCGACAGACAGTGATGCGCGACTACTCTTTGTCGCATTGAACGGGCCGTCTCATGGAGCCGGCCCGTTCACCAGGGGGGGCGGAGGACGTGCATGCTGCTGGAGCGATACCAACTCCAGGAAGTCTGGGAGGAGTACGACAACACCAGGTACTGGCGGGCCTTCGACGAGGAAACCGACTCGGAGGTGTTCGTGCAGGAGCTGCGGCCTCGCGCCGCCCCGGCGCGGGACCGCAGGCCCACCAAGGAGTCGTTCGGCCTGCCGGGAGAGCTCAAGCGCCAGGTCCGTGTCCTGCCGACGGCCGAGCGGCAGCACCTGCTGAACGTGCACGACGTCGTGGAACACGCGGGGTCCCTGTGGATCGTGATGGATCCCGTGCAGCCCCTCTCCTTGCATCATCTCCTGCGCCAGCAGGGCAGATTCGGCCCGGCGGGAGCGGTACACATCTGCGCCGAACTGGCGGAATCCCTCGCGGAGTTACACAGCTCCGGCCTTGTCCACGGCCAATTCGATCCGCGTAACGTCTTCTTCCGCCCGGACCAGACCGCGGCGCTCGCGGGATACGGTCTGACCACCGATCCGCTCGGCGACGGCGGCCCATGGGTACGCCCTTGGCGCCCAGGATCCCCCTACACGGCGCCAGAGCAGGCCAAGAGCCGCGACGTCCCGCCACGCCCCAGTCGGGCGGGGGACCTCTGGGCTCTGGGGATGACGCTGTACGAGCTGGCACACGGCCCCGCGGTGGGCCGCCGCGTTCTGGCCGCGAGCCCGCTGCGGGCGCTGCCGGACTCCCGGCCGCCTCGCGTCCGCGGTGAACGTGAGCTCACCCTCCTGCTCCGCATGCTGCTGGCACCGCACCCCGGCGCCCGCAGCTCCGCCGATCCCGCCGTGGTGTCCCTGCGCCGCCTGGCACAGAGCCACGCACCGCCGCCCAGCGGACACTGGGCCGTACCCAGCCGATTCCGCCGCCCGTTCGGCCAGCGCGTGCGGGACGCCCTGCTCAAACTGGGGGCCCGGGTCACCTCACGGCTGGTGGCAGCCGTTCTCGTCGCCGTACTGGCCACCATGCTCGGCATCCACCTCGCGGGGAAGTCGCAGGCCCACGGCTGGTGGGGCTTCGTGCTCCAGGGCGTGGTCATCGGCGTCGCCTACGCCCTCGTGACGCTCGGGGCACAGGGCGCCACACACGTCTGGGCCTACTACGTCGAGTGGCGCCGCCGACGCCGCGGCACACCAAGTCCGTTGCCCCCCGCCCCCTCTCCGCCGTCACCCCCGGCGGCGCTCGCGGCATCGCCGCCGCAGGTTCCGGAGTGCACCCCGCGCCTGACGGTGCGCGACCGGCGAGGAGTCACCGTGGGACGGCCCGTGCGGTTGGACTTCACCCTCGACGTACCCGAGGGCCACCCCTGGCACCTGCCCGTCGGCAGGCCCGCCGAACTCGTGCTCCTCGCGCAGGCCCACACGGCGGCGACCGTGACGCCACCCGCCGTCGGATACCGGGTGGCGCCCGTGGAGCGGGCGACCTTCCGCTTCACCGCCCACGAACCGGGGCACCATCATCTGCGCCTGACGGTGTACGACCGGCACCACGGTCTGGTGCTGCAAGAGCTGGACGCGACGATGGAGGTCGACGCGTCCGGATCACTCGGTTCCGTCACCCCCCGCACGCTGGAGCCGTGAGTCCTTGGACGACGACCGCATCCCCCTCACCGCGAGACGGAACGCGTCCCAGGGCTATCGGCGCCTTCCCGAACCGCCCGTCAGCGAACACAAGGACCTCGTCGTCGTGCTGCGCTGCCCGCCCGGAGCGCAGCGGACCACGATCATCATGTGGGGCAAGAAGCTCCAAGAGCCGCGCACCGGAATG of the Streptomyces koelreuteriae genome contains:
- a CDS encoding ABC transporter substrate-binding protein, with the protein product MKPPSRLLLALPLLLLATACGTGEATTSVTARPAQGGTLTYATDREPTCLDPHVAGDMPQAYVAQQVLDSLVALDAKGRARPWLATSWDIAKDGRTYTFHLRRDVRFTDGTRFDAAAVKANFDHMVDPDTQSGTAGGYLAPYQRTDVLDAFTARVHLDRPYSPFLNMLAQAFLGIQSPKALARSKEANCAAPVGTGPFIVRKWNRQSDVVLVRNPRYNSPPPYAKHRGPAYADKVIWRFIPEPATRFAAVQSGQVDVIDALPPEDQRTAEHDDRLKVVVRDRPGNPTNLALNTSRAPFDDLRVRKAFLYSADVADGLKSVFFGQYRRAGGPLSYVTPHYSDAHENAWPYDPQKADSLLDRAGWRERDGDGYRVKNGVRLTAEVLLKSDITPNQLALMEQVQATAKDVGFQLKLLRLDAASVNTRYQAGKYDLRDGYWNTNTPDVLHTVFGSEYAARNGIHSNATYAKDPALDKLFRAAQATTDPDEQQRLYGEAQRLISAGAYQLTLYPQTTRLAAHHGSVRGAALEPALSLPYLYDAWVSSR
- a CDS encoding acyl-CoA dehydrogenase family protein — protein: MPSRVPPHALSAAPPELLDRIRADAASLEAARELPYKSVDLVRDSGLGALRVPREHGGAGGTVVDLFRLVIDLAEADSNVAQALRPHFGFVELLISQGTADERARWYPVVVAGELFGNAASERGTAHPGEIRTRITRDGGAFRVDGTKFYSTGALFADHVVVIALDDEDRRVRVVLPRSREGVELVDDWDALGQRTTASGTTHLRRVVAYDDEVAVDATGRQRRTHLGPYYQLFLAAVHTGIAKAALADAVTYGREKARAVQHAGVEAAVDDPLVQLAVGDIAAGALAAEAVVLHAAAVIDAALAVPADDGVTGAPDALHAAAATVAQAQVTAARAALSAGERLYDVGGASATLREHHLDRHWRNARTVASHNPIAHKARVSGDWLLNGTPPPLNGFF
- a CDS encoding putative leader peptide, which translates into the protein MSIMFDRQMLTQRRHVDLSRVSSAVCRSAAA
- a CDS encoding acyltransferase, which codes for MTDSNDPAAPALFDYSPWHYWKQATADDRARQHRFQRTLCEAGDEYGIGEDCYISPLAAVQNEGLRLGPRSYIAAGAYLTGTLRTGRDCTVNPYAVVRGTVELGDGVRIGAHTSLLAFNHGYEDPDTEVFRQPMSSEGIRIGDDVWIGSHVVVLDGITVADGAVIGAGSVVTKDVPARAVVAGNPARVLRWRGAPPAGRQGTPTDLAGRLTAFADTARAQADDVIARCFVPGPDGGGLFVDAPGGPPTVRAQCDAVEIADLLLGRAPLPLSADEQIARLRSWQDPHSGIVGALDEDGRQRPVGALPFSEETGYHFLCVGYALDLLGSEFAHPLHSVAALTAGDVVEHLEALPWEENPWYCGDWADTLGTALMWNRRREVREQPGALDALFGWLLTHADPHTGLWGTPSAADGLMPVVNGFYRASRGTFAQYGLPVPYPEQTVDSVLRHARDARYTRRDRQTACNILDIAHPLWLTRTTGYRADEIVTLARQLLADALKHWVDGEGFAFRAPHPTTTGERQNRPGLQGTEMWLAIIWYLADLAGVSDALGYRPRGIHRPEPALIGTNRHTRAVSRGRESR
- a CDS encoding serine/threonine protein kinase — encoded protein: MLLERYQLQEVWEEYDNTRYWRAFDEETDSEVFVQELRPRAAPARDRRPTKESFGLPGELKRQVRVLPTAERQHLLNVHDVVEHAGSLWIVMDPVQPLSLHHLLRQQGRFGPAGAVHICAELAESLAELHSSGLVHGQFDPRNVFFRPDQTAALAGYGLTTDPLGDGGPWVRPWRPGSPYTAPEQAKSRDVPPRPSRAGDLWALGMTLYELAHGPAVGRRVLAASPLRALPDSRPPRVRGERELTLLLRMLLAPHPGARSSADPAVVSLRRLAQSHAPPPSGHWAVPSRFRRPFGQRVRDALLKLGARVTSRLVAAVLVAVLATMLGIHLAGKSQAHGWWGFVLQGVVIGVAYALVTLGAQGATHVWAYYVEWRRRRRGTPSPLPPAPSPPSPPAALAASPPQVPECTPRLTVRDRRGVTVGRPVRLDFTLDVPEGHPWHLPVGRPAELVLLAQAHTAATVTPPAVGYRVAPVERATFRFTAHEPGHHHLRLTVYDRHHGLVLQELDATMEVDASGSLGSVTPRTLEP